In Lacinutrix sp. Bg11-31, the DNA window TTTAGTACTTACCGAAACAACTTCTAATATGCATAACGAGCGTTTTATTCCTGGAATAGATAAATTAATAGCTGCTTTAAATACTGAGGAACTAGAGCAATTAAAACCAGAAATACTTTTAACTTTTGGCGGGCTAGTTGTTTCTAAAAAAATTAAAAAATTCTTAAGAGATTGTAAATTAAAACAACATTGGCATATTGGAGAGCATCATGCTAATGATACATTTTTTGCATTAAATAAAGCATTTAAAATGCCAGTTAACACATTCTTTTCTCAATTTTTAGAGCAAACAAAGGCTGTACAAAGTGAATACAATAGTTTTTGGCTTACTGCTTTTAAAAGTAGAAGAGAAAAACATGAGATTTATTTAAAAACAATTCCTTTTAGCGATTTTAAAGTATTTGAATTACTATTAAAAAGCATACCAAACGATTCTAAATTACAAGTAGGTAACAGTTCTACAATTAGGTACACGCAACTCTTCGATTTAAAGAAATCTATAGAAGTTTTTTGCAATAGAGGAACTAGCGGAATTGATGGAAGTACAAGCACTGCTATTGGTGCTGCATTAGCCTCTAAATTACAAACCACATTTATTACAGGAGATTTAAGTTTTCTTTACGATAGTAATGCGTTTTGGAATAATTATATACCCAACAACTTTAGAGTAATTGTTGTTAATAATGGAGGAGGAGGTATTTTTAGAATTTTACCAGGACATAAAAACACACCAAACTATGACACCTATTTTGAGACCAAGCACAATTTAACAGCAAAACAACTCTGTGCGATGTATGGTTTTAAATATAATACAGCTTCAAGTGAAACAGAATTAGTTTCGGTTTTAAACCATTTTTATGTTAAAGATACCAAACCTAAATTACTTGAAATTTTTACACCAAACGATTTGAATGATGAGACTCTTCTCAAGTATTTTAGTGCAATTAAGTAATTAGTCGATAAATTTTTCCGTTTATCGATATTGCGGTTATAATTTATTAAAGCAGTGATTTTATTGGTTTAAAAAAAACGTATATTTAAGGAGAATAAAAATAACTTAAAACTATAATTATGAGTAAAAGAGATGATCTAATAGCAAAATACGCGGCAGATTTAAAAGATAAGATAGGTGAAGCTCCAGACATGGATTTTTTAACTAAAGTAACAATTGGTTGCGGACCATCTATTTACAATAAAGATGCGGCAACGGTTTCTGGTTCAGATGATAAAGAATTAGCTACAGTTAAAAATAATTTTTTAATTAAAAAATTAGGCTTAGCAGATAGTGCAGACTTAGATAAAGCTATAGCTTCTGTAATTGAGAAATATGGTAAATCTAACAGAAATAAATACAGAGCAGTTGTTTATTATTTATTAGCGAGACACTTTAAAAAAGAGTCTGTTTACAAATAGAATAATATTTTAAAACATATATAAAGCGTTACAATCTAGGTTGTAACGCTTTTTTATTGCTCTGTATTTGTTTAAGATTCTTAGATATTTGTTATTATATCTTATTAATTTTTTTTCAGGACTATAAAATTACTCCCAAAATGAAAAAAACCTCATTTTTGAGTATTAATATTAGTATTTTTGCCGCATGATAAATATAGGAGAATATAATACTTTAGAAATACTTAGAGAAACCGAACCAGGTATGTTTCTAGGAGATACAGATGGTAACGAGGTTTTATTACCAAACCGTTATGTTGAAGACGTTTTTAAAGTTGGTGATGATGTAGAGGTATTTATATACTTAGATAACGATGAACGTTTAGTTGCAGTAACAGATGAGCCACATATTACAAAAGGTGATTTTGCTGTTTTACGTTGTAATGCAGTAAACGATTATGGTGCTTTTCTTGATTGGGGAATGGTGAAAGAATTATTTTGCCCGTTTAAAGAGCAAGCCTTTCCAATGAAAAAAGGAGGTTGGTATTTAGTACATTGTTATTTAGACGAAAAAAGCGAAAGACTTGTAGCTACAAGTAAAACGAATAGGTTTCTAGATAATGAAGAACTAACAGTCGCTGAATTTGAAGAAGTAAATTTAATAGTGTCGCACCCAAGTGATTTTGGAATGAATGTTATTGTAAACAAACAACATACAGGATTAATTTATAAAGACAGTATCTTTCAAGAATTAAGTATTGGAGATCGTTTAAAAGGGATTATTAAAAAAATAAGACCAGGAAATAAATTAGATATAGCTTTAGGGCAAGTTGGTTTTAGAAACATAGAACCTAATGCAAAGAAGATTCTAGAAATTCTTGAAGATAACTCTGGATATTTACCACTACACGACAAATCTTCACCAGAAGCAATTAAAGATACTTTAGAAATGAGTAAGAAGAACTTTAAAAAAGCGATTGGTACACTTTATAAGCAGAAACAAATTACTATTGAAACAGACGGTATTCGTTTAGTTTAACTTCTAGTTTTTTAATTTTTAACAAAACAATAAAGCTGCTATACTGCATAAGTAATAAAAGCAGCTTTCTACTAATTTTAGTTTAAGGAAAAATTGGTTGGTTATTATTTTTTATAGAAGTTTACTTTCTGAATAGATAAAAATAAAAGACTCATCTATAAATAAACTATAGTGTTTTTGCTTATGTTAAAAAGAATAACTAGTTTTTAGTTTTCTCTCATTTGATAGATTTCATGCACTAATAGAAAACGTATTAACTACTTTTTCTTTAGACCAAAATGAAGCTTCTTCTAAAGTATTTGCTATATAATATGGTTTTTTTATAAAATGCTGTTCTATTTTAACGTTCATTTCATCGAAATGGTTGTTATATATAATTGAGCAGTATGATACAGCGTTTTCTAATTTTTCGCTATAGCTGGCTATGTCTAATGGTGAAATAGAATATTGGTTAATTCTATTAGTAATATGCCCAAAAGGTCTATTCTTAAAAAAAGAGTTTGTAATTTTTAAAAGCGTTTGTGTGTTATTTGTGTCTAAATGAATTCCTTCTTTAACTTCTGCAATTAGTAAATTCTTAAAGAAGTAGAAATCGCCAATTGTAAGATGGTGCGTTTCTATCACGCTTTTGTAGATAGGTGAGTTAATTGTTCTCATTAACAATGGTTTATGGTTTTATTAATAACGCCATAAAGATATTGTCAACTCGTCTATTTGCATTTTTTTATTGATTAATAAAATTAATTTATTACAAACGGTGTGTTTTTATCGATTAAAAACATTTTTTATTAAGTTTTTACCTACAAAAAATTAAATTTTGATGTTGTTAAGAAATAAATTCTGATTAACTTTAATAAAAAAAGTTAGCGTAAGTTTTTAAAGAATAATTAAAAAATAAGGACTTCAATAATCAAAATTATGTATTTTTAAATTCTGAAAAATAAAAGATAATATGAGCGAGGTAAAATGGGTTAAAGTCAAGGATTTTGAAGATATTACCTATAATAAATGTAATGGAGTTGCTAGAATAGCATTTAACAGACCAAACGTTAGAAACGCGTTTAGACCTAAAACAACAAAAGAACTTTACGATGCTTTTTATGATGCGCAAGAAGACACTTCTATTGGAGTTGTCTTATTGTCTGCCGAAGGTCCATCGACTAAAGATGGTATCTATTCATTTTGTTCTGGAGGAGACCAGAAAGCTAGAGGTCATCAAGGATATGTAGGAGAAGATGGTTACCACAGATTAAATATTTTAGAAGTACAGCGTTTAATTCGTTTTATGCCTAAAGCAGTTATTGCAGTTGTTCCAGGTTGGGCAGTTGGTGGTGGTCACAGTTTACATGTGGTTTGCGATTTAACTTTAGCCAGTAAAGAACACGCTATTTTTAAGCAAACAGATGCAGACGTTACTAGTTTTGATGGTGGTTATGGATCTGCATATTTAGCTAAAATGGTAGGACAAAAAAAGGCCAGAGAGATATTTTTTCTAGGGCGTAGTTACTCTGCTCAAGAAGCTTATGATATGGGAATGGTAAATGCCGTAATTCCTCATGAAGAATTGGAAGCTACAGCTTACCAATGGGCTCAAGAAATACTAGAAAAATCGCCAACGTCTATAAGAATGCTTAAATTTGCAATGAATTTAACAGACGATGGTATGGTTGGACAACAAGTGTTTGCAGGTGAAGCAACACGTTTGGCATACATGACAGACGAAGCAAAAGAAGGTCGTGATGCCTTTTTAGAAAAAAGAAAACCTAACTTCCCAAAGCAGTGGATACCTTAACATAGTGTCATGAAAAATATTTCAATATGGCTCTCTGCTATAAGATTACGAACACTACCACTTTCTATTTCGGGAATTATTGTTGCAGGTTGTTTAGCAGAGTATAACGGTGTTTTTAATTGGCAAGTGTTCCTTTTAGCAATTGCAGCAACTATTAGTTATCAAGTGTTATCTAATTTGGCTAACGATTATGGTGATGCTGAAAAAGGAACAGATAACGAAGATAGAATAGGACCAGAGCGTGCCATCCAAAGTGGTAGTATTTCTCCAGACGAGATGCTTCATGCTATTAGAATGAATATTCTAATTTGTATTGGGCTAACTATTGGTTTAATCTATTCTGCTTTTGGGTCTAAACATTTATTGTTAGCGCTTCTGTTTTTTGGAATTGCAGCATTTGCTGTAAGATCTGCTATAAAATACACAATGGGAAACACAGCATATGGTTATAGAGGTTTAGGTGATGTTTATGTGTTTTTATTCTTTGGAATTATAAGTGTTGTAGGTTGTTATGTCTTGTTTGCAAAACAATTTGATCATGTAACCGTTTTACCAGCTATTGCTCTTGGTTTACTTAGTGCAGGCGTTTTAAATCTCAATAATATGAGAGATATAGAGACCGATTTAAAAAGTAATAAAATAACAACAGCAGTAAAATTAGGGAGAGAAAAGGCGAAAAATTATCATAATTTTTTAGTTATTGGAGCAATATTAACAACGTTTCTATTTGGGGTTTTATACTACGTTTCTCCATTTAATTTAATATTTTTTCTAGCTTATATACCTTTAATATTGCATTTAAAACGTGTAAATGCCATTACAAATTTGACAGATTTTGATCCTGAATTAAAAAAACTAGCTTTATCTACAGTTCTTTTAGCTGTACTTTTAGGTATTGGACATTTGTTTTAAGACTTTTTTTTAAGCCATTCTTTTTTTAAATCGTTAGAATTAACACCACTACCATCATGTTTCCAACCTGGAGGTTTTATAAGATATTTTACTCGGTTAATAAAAGATACTTTTTTCTTAGACATGTCTTTTAACATTGCTACCCATTCATGAAAGGCAATTTTAATAGGGTTATGTGTGTTTATATTTTCAATCAAGCCATATTTTACTTTTTCGGTATCTAGTTCAGCTTGAAAAGTGCCAAATAATCGATCCCAAATTATAAAGATTCCAGCATAATTTCTATCTAGATAAATAACATTACTTCCATGGTGAGCACGATGATGTGAAGGCGTGTTAAACACAGCCTCGATCCATTTTGGTAATTTATTTATGATTTCTGTATGTATCCAAAATTGATAAATTAAGCTAACAGACATTTGTAAAATAATCATTCCAGGATGAAAACCTAATAGAGGTAAAACTAACCAAAAGATAAAAGTGTAAAATCCACCAGACCAAGTTTGTCTTAAAGCTGTACTTAAATTATATTTTTCTGAAGAATGATGCACCACATGCGAAGCCCAAAACAGTCTACATTCGTGAGATATTCTATGAAACCAATAATAGCAAAAATCGTCTGCAAAGAGTAATAAAACAAAGCTCCACCAAGCCATTGGAATTGTAAATAGTCTAAAATTATTATAAATATATAAAAAGCAAAAAAGCACTATCACTTTACTAATAAAAGTGAGTAGAACATTACCAATTCCCATGGAAATTGAAGTTAATGCATCTTTATAATCATAGGTTTTATGCTGCTTGAAAACAACATAAACTTCTAAAAAAATTGAAGCCGCAAAAAACGGAATAGCAAATAAAATTAGATTTGGAAACGTACTCATTAGTTATGGAATAATTAAAACCAAGTTACAATTTTTTTTAAGTATTTTTGAAACTATTTATGAAAGCAATCTACAAAAAACACATTCTTAATTTTAAACAACCAAGTGGTACATCTCGTGGTGTTTTAAAAACGAAAGAAACGTGGTTTATTATTTTATCTTCGGAAGAAAAAAGCGGTGTTGGAGAATGTGGAATTCTTCGTGGTTTGTCTATAGATGATCGAGAAGATTACGAAGCACAACTTAAATACACTTGTGAGAATATAGAAAAAGGTTTGGCTATTCTTTTAGCTAAAAATATTGAGTTTCCTAGTATTCAAATAGGATTAGAAATGGCTTTTCTGTCTTTTGAAGCAGATAACAATTTCGAGTTATTTCCATCTAAATTTACTAAAGGAGAAGCATCAATTGCTATAAATGGCTTAATTTGGATGGGAACTGAAGCCTTTATGAAACAGCAAATTCAAGATAAAATTGAAACAGGTTTTAAATGTATTAAATTAAAAATTGGAGCCATAGATTTTAAAACAGAATTAAATTTATTAAAAGGTATTAGAAGGCATTTCCGCGAAAGCGATATAGAACTACGTGTCGATGCTAATGGCGCATTTAGTCCAGATACTGCTTTAGAAAAACTGAAGCAATTAAGCGATTTTAATCTACATTCTATAGAGCAGCCAATTAGGCAACATCAATTTGAAGCTATGGCTAGTTTGTGCGAGAAATCACCATTGGCAATTGCTTTAGACGAAGAATTAATAGGTGTTTTTTCAACAGAAAATAAAATTGAACTACTACAAACCATAAAACCGCAATACATAATATTAAAACCCAGTTTTATTGGTGGTTTTGCAGGAACAGATGAGTGGATTGCTTTAGCCAAAAAGCAAAATATTAATTGGTGGATTACAAGTGCTTTAGAAAGTAATATTGGACTAAGTGCTATTGCACAATACACGTATTTAAAAAATAATAAAATGCCTCAAGGTTTAGGTACTGGAAGTTTGTTTACAAACAACTTTCAATCGCCTTTACAAGTAGAAAATGGTACATTGCAGTACAATAATAATAATAATAATAATTGGAACTTTAATTTATAGCAAATGGATTTTATACAACAAGCATTTAAGATTAAGCATGAATTTTGGAGATACCTTATTGGTTCTGTAATAGTGATTATTGGAGCTGTTGTTGGGCAAATTCCTTTTACTGTGGCTGCCATTTTAAAAGCTGTAGAAAAAGGAGGTTCTGTTTTTTCAATGACAGAACAAGAATTAATGACTTCTTTAGAGCCTAACCTTAATCTGTTTTTAATGTTATTGTCTTTCGTTTTTGCTTTGGTTACTTTGTTTTTAGTTGTCAAGTACTTACATAAACAAACAATAATAGGATTAACAACAGCAAGAAAAAAAATAGATTGGAAACGTATTTGGTTTGCTTTTATCTTTTGGGGAATTATTT includes these proteins:
- a CDS encoding S1 RNA-binding domain-containing protein, producing MINIGEYNTLEILRETEPGMFLGDTDGNEVLLPNRYVEDVFKVGDDVEVFIYLDNDERLVAVTDEPHITKGDFAVLRCNAVNDYGAFLDWGMVKELFCPFKEQAFPMKKGGWYLVHCYLDEKSERLVATSKTNRFLDNEELTVAEFEEVNLIVSHPSDFGMNVIVNKQHTGLIYKDSIFQELSIGDRLKGIIKKIRPGNKLDIALGQVGFRNIEPNAKKILEILEDNSGYLPLHDKSSPEAIKDTLEMSKKNFKKAIGTLYKQKQITIETDGIRLV
- a CDS encoding sterol desaturase family protein encodes the protein MSTFPNLILFAIPFFAASIFLEVYVVFKQHKTYDYKDALTSISMGIGNVLLTFISKVIVLFCFLYIYNNFRLFTIPMAWWSFVLLLFADDFCYYWFHRISHECRLFWASHVVHHSSEKYNLSTALRQTWSGGFYTFIFWLVLPLLGFHPGMIILQMSVSLIYQFWIHTEIINKLPKWIEAVFNTPSHHRAHHGSNVIYLDRNYAGIFIIWDRLFGTFQAELDTEKVKYGLIENINTHNPIKIAFHEWVAMLKDMSKKKVSFINRVKYLIKPPGWKHDGSGVNSNDLKKEWLKKKS
- the menD gene encoding 2-succinyl-5-enolpyruvyl-6-hydroxy-3-cyclohexene-1-carboxylic-acid synthase, whose amino-acid sequence is MKHPKIPLAQTVIQLCKAKNIQHIVLSPGSRNAPLTIGFTHDPFFKCYSIVDERCAAFFAMGIAQQIQEPVAVVCTSGSALLNYYPAVAEAYYSNIPLVVLSADRPKYLVGIGDGQTINQEDVYKNHILYSANLKQDLDKENKLNKNELPILKSIENKLEKDLDLQKIIQQHNEEQVNKAINISVSQKGPVHINVPFNEPLYDMVDELVVNPEVIPLAEKDIENEDLSVFLNLWNTAKRKLVLVGVNQPNTVEQEYLNLLAQDESVLVLTETTSNMHNERFIPGIDKLIAALNTEELEQLKPEILLTFGGLVVSKKIKKFLRDCKLKQHWHIGEHHANDTFFALNKAFKMPVNTFFSQFLEQTKAVQSEYNSFWLTAFKSRREKHEIYLKTIPFSDFKVFELLLKSIPNDSKLQVGNSSTIRYTQLFDLKKSIEVFCNRGTSGIDGSTSTAIGAALASKLQTTFITGDLSFLYDSNAFWNNYIPNNFRVIVVNNGGGGIFRILPGHKNTPNYDTYFETKHNLTAKQLCAMYGFKYNTASSETELVSVLNHFYVKDTKPKLLEIFTPNDLNDETLLKYFSAIK
- a CDS encoding DUF2853 family protein yields the protein MSKRDDLIAKYAADLKDKIGEAPDMDFLTKVTIGCGPSIYNKDAATVSGSDDKELATVKNNFLIKKLGLADSADLDKAIASVIEKYGKSNRNKYRAVVYYLLARHFKKESVYK
- a CDS encoding 1,4-dihydroxy-2-naphthoyl-CoA synthase; amino-acid sequence: MSEVKWVKVKDFEDITYNKCNGVARIAFNRPNVRNAFRPKTTKELYDAFYDAQEDTSIGVVLLSAEGPSTKDGIYSFCSGGDQKARGHQGYVGEDGYHRLNILEVQRLIRFMPKAVIAVVPGWAVGGGHSLHVVCDLTLASKEHAIFKQTDADVTSFDGGYGSAYLAKMVGQKKAREIFFLGRSYSAQEAYDMGMVNAVIPHEELEATAYQWAQEILEKSPTSIRMLKFAMNLTDDGMVGQQVFAGEATRLAYMTDEAKEGRDAFLEKRKPNFPKQWIP
- the menA gene encoding 1,4-dihydroxy-2-naphthoate octaprenyltransferase, which encodes MKNISIWLSAIRLRTLPLSISGIIVAGCLAEYNGVFNWQVFLLAIAATISYQVLSNLANDYGDAEKGTDNEDRIGPERAIQSGSISPDEMLHAIRMNILICIGLTIGLIYSAFGSKHLLLALLFFGIAAFAVRSAIKYTMGNTAYGYRGLGDVYVFLFFGIISVVGCYVLFAKQFDHVTVLPAIALGLLSAGVLNLNNMRDIETDLKSNKITTAVKLGREKAKNYHNFLVIGAILTTFLFGVLYYVSPFNLIFFLAYIPLILHLKRVNAITNLTDFDPELKKLALSTVLLAVLLGIGHLF
- a CDS encoding o-succinylbenzoate synthase translates to MKAIYKKHILNFKQPSGTSRGVLKTKETWFIILSSEEKSGVGECGILRGLSIDDREDYEAQLKYTCENIEKGLAILLAKNIEFPSIQIGLEMAFLSFEADNNFELFPSKFTKGEASIAINGLIWMGTEAFMKQQIQDKIETGFKCIKLKIGAIDFKTELNLLKGIRRHFRESDIELRVDANGAFSPDTALEKLKQLSDFNLHSIEQPIRQHQFEAMASLCEKSPLAIALDEELIGVFSTENKIELLQTIKPQYIILKPSFIGGFAGTDEWIALAKKQNINWWITSALESNIGLSAIAQYTYLKNNKMPQGLGTGSLFTNNFQSPLQVENGTLQYNNNNNNNWNFNL